One Oncorhynchus kisutch isolate 150728-3 unplaced genomic scaffold, Okis_V2 scaffold3988, whole genome shotgun sequence genomic window, ACCAAGGATGCTGGTGGTGGCCCAAAGTTGCTGGTGGAGGCCCAAGGTGGCTGGTGGAGGCCCAAGGTGGCTGGTGGTGGCCCAAGGTGGCTGGTGGTGGCCCAAGGTGGCTGGTGGTGGCCCAAGGATGCTGGTGGTGGCCCAAGGTGGCTGGTGGAGGCCCAAGGTTGCTGGTGGTGGCCCAAGGTGGCTGGTGGTGGCCCAAGGTGGCTGGTGGTGGCCCAAGGATGCTGGTGGAGGCCCAAGGTGGCTGGTGGAGGCCCAAGGTGGCTGGTGGTGGCCCAAGGTGGCTGGTGGTGGCCCAAGGTGGCTGGTGGTGGCCCAAGGATGCTGGTGGTGGCCCAAGGTGGCTGGTGGTGGACCAAGGTTGCTGGTGGAGGACCAAGGTGGCTGGTGGTGGACCAAGGTGGCTGGTGGTGGACCAAGGTTGCTGGTGGAGAACCAAGGTGGCGGCCCAACTCTCTATTAAGATGCTTTATGTTGATGTTTCCTatattttgacagttacctgtGTGCCTTTAAATTCTGACAGATACGTCCGCTTTCTCCGAGATTTCCTGGAGACAGCAGAGAAGCACTTCATGGTCGACTTCAACGTGCGCTACTACGTTTTCACAGATCGGCCCGACGATGTTCCATCAGTGAACCTGTCTCAGGGGAGACATTTAAGTGTGATCCAGGTGCCAGGTTCAAACCGCTGGCAGGAGATATCAGCCCGGAGGATGGAGATCATCCAGACAGCCATCGAACGTCAGATCAGCAGGGAGGCTGACTACATCTTCTGTCTGGACGTGGACAGCAAGTTCCACGCTCGCTGGGGAGCCGAGTCTCTGGGCAGGCTGGTTGCTGTGATTCACCCATGGTTCTACCAGGCGACCCGTGACCACTTCACATACGAACGGCGTCCAGCCTCGACAGCCTACATCCCCATGGATGAGGGAGATTACTACTATGCCGGGGCCCTGTTTGGAGGATTCGTGGAGGATGTGTACACACTAACAAAGGTATGCCGGAACCAGCTTGAAGAGGACGCGAGGAATTCCATCGAGGCTGCCTGGCAGGAGGAGAGTCACCTCAACAGGTACCTGCTTTACAACAAGCCCAGCAAGCTGTTGTCTCCAGAGTACCAGTGGGATGACAAGAAGACCAATACCAAAGAGGTCAAAGTCATTCGCTTCTCTTCTGTCGTTAAAAACTATGCTGAAATTCGTCCCAATGTATAGG contains:
- the LOC109886141 gene encoding globoside alpha-1,3-N-acetylgalactosaminyltransferase 1 isoform X2 codes for the protein MYHFSANAKQFVLLLIVGIVLLLGYVHYSFFNERLNGVWFDSSNKDIPVDEDQRNTSLSKSIFRSREQNIISPERLLYKQPSVLVGRTDVVAVTPWLAPIVWEGTFDPDLVDTIYKSMNITIATTVFAVGKYVRFLRDFLETAEKHFMVDFNVRYYVFTDRPDDVPSVNLSQGRHLSVIQVPGSNRWQEISARRMEIIQTAIERQISREADYIFCLDVDSKFHARWGAESLGRLVAVIHPWFYQATRDHFTYERRPASTAYIPMDEGDYYYAGALFGGFVEDVYTLTKVCRNQLEEDARNSIEAAWQEESHLNRYLLYNKPSKLLSPEYQWDDKKTNTKEVKVIRFSSVVKNYAEIRPNV